The proteins below are encoded in one region of Blastocatellia bacterium:
- a CDS encoding methyltransferase encodes MKYGVIPSNMVERLALWMGKVPVPLLDSIFSLMKTRSLMAGVRLGIFEALRDGPLTASDVAGRCQLDPECTELLLRLLVGVEYLEMHGERFALNTLARRTMIAGAEQELIGYVLWNYQQWEMIAGLDELIRTGRGIDFHERMTDKEAWANYQRAMMEVARFSAPLVADRVPVKAGARRLLDIAGSHGLFGAAICRKHPPLKSTVLDLPAAIDHARGLAHDAGIADIVEHRPGDLLADDYGSDNDVVLLSNILHHFVEETNISILRRAFDSLTAAGTAAIWEIEAPAKDQKPTSGDGAALFFRLTSNAGCYHGSEYAGWLQRVGFTEVQVSRPALSPGSVLITGRRP; translated from the coding sequence ATGAAATACGGCGTGATCCCTTCAAACATGGTTGAGCGGCTGGCGCTGTGGATGGGCAAGGTGCCTGTGCCGCTGCTCGATTCCATCTTTTCGCTGATGAAGACACGCTCGCTGATGGCCGGCGTGCGCTTAGGGATATTTGAAGCGCTGCGCGACGGGCCGCTAACCGCAAGCGACGTGGCCGGCCGCTGTCAGCTCGACCCGGAATGCACAGAGCTGTTGCTGCGCCTGCTCGTCGGCGTCGAATACCTCGAAATGCATGGCGAGCGATTCGCGCTCAACACGCTCGCGCGGCGGACGATGATCGCCGGCGCCGAGCAAGAACTGATCGGCTATGTGCTTTGGAACTACCAGCAGTGGGAAATGATTGCCGGCCTCGATGAGTTGATTCGCACAGGGCGCGGCATCGATTTTCATGAAAGGATGACTGACAAGGAGGCGTGGGCGAATTACCAGCGCGCCATGATGGAAGTCGCGCGCTTTAGCGCCCCCCTGGTCGCCGACCGCGTCCCGGTCAAAGCCGGCGCGCGCCGTCTGCTCGACATCGCCGGCTCGCATGGCTTATTCGGCGCGGCCATTTGCCGCAAGCACCCACCGCTGAAATCAACCGTCCTCGACCTGCCCGCCGCCATAGATCATGCCCGTGGGCTGGCGCACGACGCAGGGATCGCTGACATCGTCGAGCATCGCCCCGGCGACCTGCTGGCCGATGATTATGGCAGCGACAACGACGTGGTGTTGTTGTCGAACATCCTGCATCATTTCGTCGAAGAAACGAATATCAGCATCCTGCGCCGCGCCTTCGATTCGCTGACGGCGGCGGGGACCGCGGCGATCTGGGAGATCGAAGCACCCGCAAAAGACCAGAAGCCAACCTCTGGCGACGGCGCGGCGCTGTTCTTCCGGCTCACTTCAAACGCCGGCTGCTATCATGGCAGCGAATACGCCGGATGGCTGCAACGGGTCGGCTTCACAGAGGTTCAAGTCAGCCGCCCGGCGCTCTCGCCGGGTAGCGTTCTAATCACCGGCAGGCGGCCATAA
- a CDS encoding DUF1343 domain-containing protein, translating into MKQSIETASVKIGLEVLLESRIDLLAGARVGLIVHPASINSRFAHTADLFFDDRRIQLTALFGPQHGIRGETQDNMIEWQSFRDSRTGLPAYSLYGETRKPTTEMLDEVDALVFDVQDVGTRVYTFIYTMALAMQAARDTGKRFVVLDRPNPINGLQIEGNLLETEYASFVGMYPIPMRHGMTVGELALMFNQAFGIGCDLEVVKMQGWRRAMWFDETGLPWVLPSPNIPTPDTTTVYPGMVMIEGTAVSEGRGTTRPFEIIGAPYIEPHRLVERLSDEELPGCVLRPLHFEPTFHKFAGERCGGLQIHVTDRGAYKPVLTGVAVIAAIRELYPAQFAWKTPPYEYVHDRLPFDVINGGATLREVIEGNRSAGEIEASWRPGLEDFAARRRPFLLYE; encoded by the coding sequence ATGAAGCAATCCATAGAAACTGCAAGCGTCAAAATCGGATTAGAAGTTCTGCTTGAATCGCGGATTGATTTGCTCGCGGGCGCGCGCGTCGGCCTGATCGTCCATCCGGCTTCGATCAACTCGCGCTTTGCGCACACGGCGGATCTCTTCTTTGATGACCGGCGCATCCAGCTGACGGCGCTCTTCGGGCCGCAGCACGGCATACGCGGCGAGACGCAGGACAACATGATCGAGTGGCAATCGTTTCGCGACTCGCGCACGGGCCTGCCGGCCTATTCGCTCTATGGCGAAACCCGCAAGCCGACCACGGAGATGCTCGACGAGGTGGACGCGCTGGTCTTCGACGTTCAAGACGTCGGCACGCGTGTCTATACCTTCATCTACACGATGGCGCTGGCGATGCAGGCGGCGCGTGACACAGGCAAACGCTTCGTTGTGCTTGACCGCCCCAATCCGATTAACGGCCTTCAGATCGAAGGCAACCTGCTCGAAACCGAGTACGCCTCGTTCGTCGGCATGTACCCGATTCCGATGCGACATGGCATGACGGTCGGCGAGCTGGCTTTGATGTTCAATCAAGCGTTCGGCATCGGCTGTGACCTCGAAGTCGTAAAGATGCAGGGATGGCGGCGGGCGATGTGGTTCGACGAAACCGGGCTGCCGTGGGTATTGCCGTCGCCGAACATACCGACGCCCGACACCACGACGGTCTATCCCGGCATGGTGATGATCGAAGGCACGGCGGTGTCAGAAGGGCGCGGCACTACCCGCCCGTTTGAGATCATTGGCGCGCCTTACATCGAGCCGCACCGCCTGGTCGAGCGCTTGAGTGATGAAGAGCTGCCGGGCTGTGTCCTGCGCCCGCTGCACTTCGAGCCGACTTTTCATAAGTTCGCGGGCGAACGCTGCGGCGGCTTGCAAATTCACGTCACCGACCGCGGCGCGTATAAGCCCGTGCTGACCGGCGTTGCCGTCATCGCGGCGATTCGCGAGCTTTACCCCGCGCAGTTCGCCTGGAAAACGCCGCCCTACGAATATGTCCATGACCGCTTGCCTTTTGATGTGATTAACGGCGGCGCGACGCTCCGCGAGGTGATTGAAGGGAACCGCTCGGCGGGCGAGATCGAGGCAAGCTGGCGGCCAGGGCTCGAAGATTTCGCCGCCCGCCGCCGGCCCTTTCTGCTTTACGAATGA
- a CDS encoding gamma-glutamyl-gamma-aminobutyrate hydrolase family protein, with the protein MSEKSRPIIGIPCRYNWTTNYYELRETYPEVIYAQGGTPLMLPLIPEAEYVEAIIETVDAICLPGAVNDVDPLRYGREPQPGLGPVVPRRDEMDLMLLAAAEARRMPVLAICYGIQSLNVYRGGTLIQDIPSEVKAPLKHMQGDLFWRRSHSINVTEDSLIARLAGSTHTAVNSHHHQAIDIVGRDLEPIAWAADGVIEAVINTRPDQFILGVQWHPEVGWQDDLLSQAIFKHFIAVTRRHVSERRDATAHVEQ; encoded by the coding sequence TTGAGCGAGAAATCAAGGCCGATCATCGGCATCCCATGCCGCTACAATTGGACCACCAATTATTACGAGCTGCGCGAGACCTACCCGGAAGTCATCTACGCGCAGGGCGGCACGCCGCTGATGCTGCCGCTCATCCCCGAAGCGGAATACGTTGAAGCCATCATTGAAACGGTTGACGCCATCTGCCTGCCGGGCGCGGTCAATGACGTTGACCCGCTGCGTTACGGGCGCGAGCCGCAGCCCGGCCTCGGCCCGGTCGTGCCGCGCCGCGACGAGATGGACCTGATGTTGCTGGCGGCAGCCGAGGCGCGGCGTATGCCAGTGCTGGCCATCTGCTACGGCATTCAATCGCTCAACGTCTATCGCGGCGGCACGCTCATTCAAGACATCCCCTCGGAAGTCAAAGCGCCGCTCAAGCATATGCAGGGCGACCTCTTCTGGCGGCGCTCGCATTCGATCAACGTCACCGAAGATTCGCTGATCGCGCGGCTCGCCGGCTCGACGCACACGGCGGTCAACAGCCATCACCATCAGGCGATTGACATTGTCGGGCGCGACCTCGAACCCATCGCCTGGGCCGCCGACGGCGTCATCGAAGCGGTCATCAACACGCGCCCCGATCAATTCATTCTCGGCGTTCAGTGGCACCCGGAAGTCGGCTGGCAGGACGACCTGCTGTCGCAAGCCATCTTCAAGCACTTCATCGCGGTGACCCGCCGCCACGTCAGCGAGCGCCGCGATGCCACGGCTCACGTCGAACAATAA
- a CDS encoding VCBS repeat-containing protein: protein MKELKPSKLAIVRLRPLRSQSPAFRRLLILGGLLTLAGFILLPNLSQSVSASRESRKGQAPQTAKGARRASASVTAPQPGIQSASSGLKEMDSDDDADLPDIAKGMDKREYMRLRDEYVARLRGLPHELSYDPRVRALQQMEQQELTISQEQTRRQESNQITPLINSQTWTSIGPAPIPNGSFPVSGRVTAIAVKPTDPNVVYVGTAQGGLYRTLNGGTTWTQLMDSAMSLAIGSVAIAPSSPTTVFVGTGEANFSGDSFFGVGLYRIDNAETTATLVGPLGAAQLANNSISRVLVDPSNANNVFVSTTSGIGGSGGQLAASAPNRGVYRSTNALGATPTFTQLTVPTASPNRSVTDMAFEPGNANNLIVAVFGTNVAGDGGIWRSTDALGATPSFTRTLTLGGSNFGIRVNFAINKVASTVTVLAATEEDAGAVCTNLGQDGVVRRSTDGGATWSSSINAAEGYCGGQCFYNIGVAIDPSNASVFYLAGNVSGTCSTNLKKTTDAGLTFAEHSSGLHADSHVVAVAPSNTSIVYAGNDGGIFRSTDGTSTWASLNNSGFNATQFQSLALHPSDREFMIGGTQDNGTEFRQPNASWVRTDGGDGGYTLIDQNAADTTNVTMYHTYFNSTNSLIGFARATTAGGIWSFLGAQNTGVCTSNNGLVCSDNVLFYAPMALGPGNPNTVYFGTDRLYRSANQGTTMTLVSQGPFVANQRVSAIGISAQNDNVRIVGLTNGKVFRTTTGSSSLTDVTGPVTAKYIARAVVDPNNADTAYVTIAAFGVTSGQHIWKTTNLSNASPTWTAAGNGIPDVPVSAFVIDKNNSSNLFAGTDIGVYRSTDGGANWTPFSNGLPRVAVFDMAIQNSNRVLRIATHGRGIWEMSLSAFGYYRHKADFDNDLRSEIGYYRDGSWGLLLSGQSYSFGSSQFFSWGGAGKAPITGDFDGDGKADLGYVEPPAGGQSATYAILLSSRGYSFAAGQPLFVPAGFPSLGDTPVVGDFDGDGKSDPGIWRESQGIWILPTSSSNYSSFLFSQWGQSGDIPIVTDIDGDSISDIGFYRNGLWGFLQSSQGYSTNFSVFFSWGGAGRQPIIGDFDGDGKSDIGYIEPPAGSQSAAYAILLSSRGYSFAAGQPLFVPAGFPALGDTPVVGDFDSDGKADPGIWRSSQGIWIIPTSSSNYASYIFTQWGQSGDVPIPNKPSQY, encoded by the coding sequence ATGAAAGAACTCAAACCGTCGAAGCTGGCTATCGTACGCCTTCGGCCCCTTCGTTCGCAATCACCGGCTTTCCGCCGTCTGCTGATCCTCGGCGGCCTGCTGACGCTGGCAGGTTTCATCCTGCTACCCAACCTTTCGCAGAGCGTCAGCGCCTCGCGCGAGAGCCGCAAGGGCCAGGCCCCGCAAACCGCTAAGGGCGCAAGGCGCGCCAGCGCGTCTGTGACCGCGCCGCAGCCCGGCATTCAGAGCGCGAGCAGCGGCCTCAAGGAGATGGATTCAGACGACGATGCTGACTTGCCCGACATCGCCAAGGGCATGGACAAGCGCGAGTATATGCGCCTGCGCGATGAGTACGTCGCCCGCTTGCGTGGCCTGCCGCACGAGCTGTCGTATGACCCGCGCGTCCGCGCGCTCCAGCAGATGGAGCAGCAAGAGCTGACTATAAGCCAAGAGCAGACCAGGCGTCAGGAGAGCAACCAGATCACGCCGCTGATCAACAGCCAGACCTGGACCTCGATTGGCCCGGCGCCGATCCCCAACGGCTCGTTCCCGGTCAGTGGCCGTGTGACAGCTATCGCCGTTAAGCCGACCGACCCGAACGTCGTCTACGTCGGCACAGCGCAAGGCGGCCTCTACCGCACGCTCAATGGCGGCACCACCTGGACGCAATTGATGGACAGCGCCATGTCGCTGGCCATCGGCTCGGTGGCCATCGCGCCGTCCAGCCCGACCACGGTCTTTGTCGGCACGGGCGAAGCGAACTTCTCCGGCGACAGCTTCTTCGGCGTCGGCCTCTACCGCATCGACAACGCCGAGACGACGGCGACGCTGGTCGGGCCGCTCGGCGCCGCCCAGTTAGCCAACAACAGCATCAGTAGAGTTCTCGTTGACCCGAGCAATGCCAACAACGTCTTCGTCTCGACGACCTCCGGCATCGGCGGCAGCGGCGGGCAACTCGCGGCCTCGGCGCCCAACCGCGGCGTCTACCGCTCGACCAACGCGCTGGGGGCGACGCCGACCTTCACCCAGCTCACCGTGCCGACGGCCTCGCCCAACCGCTCGGTGACCGACATGGCCTTTGAGCCGGGCAATGCCAACAACCTGATCGTCGCCGTCTTCGGCACCAACGTCGCGGGCGACGGCGGCATCTGGCGCTCGACCGACGCGCTGGGGGCGACGCCGAGCTTCACGCGCACGCTGACCCTCGGCGGCAGCAACTTCGGCATCCGCGTCAACTTCGCCATCAACAAAGTCGCCTCGACGGTCACGGTGCTTGCCGCCACCGAAGAAGACGCCGGCGCCGTCTGCACCAACCTCGGGCAGGACGGCGTGGTGCGCCGCTCGACCGATGGCGGCGCGACCTGGTCGTCATCGATCAACGCCGCCGAAGGGTATTGCGGCGGCCAGTGCTTCTACAACATCGGCGTCGCTATCGACCCGAGCAACGCCAGCGTCTTCTACCTCGCCGGCAACGTCTCGGGCACCTGCTCGACCAACTTGAAGAAGACCACCGACGCCGGCCTGACCTTCGCCGAGCACTCGTCGGGACTGCACGCCGATAGCCATGTCGTCGCGGTCGCGCCGTCGAATACTTCAATCGTCTACGCCGGCAACGACGGCGGCATCTTCCGCTCGACGGACGGCACCTCGACCTGGGCGAGCCTCAATAATTCAGGCTTCAACGCGACGCAGTTCCAGAGCCTGGCGCTGCATCCGTCGGATCGCGAGTTCATGATCGGCGGCACGCAGGACAACGGCACAGAGTTCAGACAACCGAATGCCTCGTGGGTTCGCACGGACGGGGGCGATGGCGGCTACACGCTGATTGATCAGAATGCCGCTGACACCACCAACGTGACGATGTACCATACCTACTTCAACTCGACCAACTCGCTGATCGGCTTCGCCCGCGCCACGACGGCGGGCGGCATCTGGAGCTTCCTCGGCGCGCAGAACACCGGCGTCTGCACCTCCAACAACGGCCTCGTCTGCTCGGACAACGTCCTCTTCTATGCGCCGATGGCGCTGGGGCCGGGCAACCCGAACACCGTCTATTTCGGCACCGACCGGCTCTATCGCTCGGCCAACCAGGGCACGACCATGACGCTGGTGAGCCAGGGGCCGTTCGTCGCCAATCAGCGCGTGTCGGCAATCGGCATCTCGGCGCAGAACGACAACGTGCGTATCGTCGGCCTGACGAACGGCAAAGTTTTCCGGACGACAACCGGCTCCTCGTCGCTCACGGACGTCACCGGCCCGGTCACGGCCAAGTACATCGCTCGCGCCGTGGTTGATCCGAACAACGCCGATACCGCCTATGTAACGATTGCCGCTTTCGGCGTGACCAGCGGTCAACACATCTGGAAGACCACCAACCTGAGCAATGCTTCGCCGACCTGGACGGCTGCCGGCAACGGCATCCCCGATGTTCCGGTGAGCGCCTTTGTGATCGACAAGAACAATTCCAGCAATCTCTTCGCCGGCACAGACATCGGTGTCTATCGCTCGACCGACGGCGGCGCCAACTGGACGCCGTTCAGCAATGGGCTGCCGCGCGTCGCGGTCTTCGATATGGCGATTCAGAACAGCAATCGTGTCCTGCGCATCGCCACGCATGGGCGCGGCATCTGGGAGATGTCGCTCTCGGCCTTCGGCTACTACCGCCACAAGGCCGATTTCGACAACGACCTCCGCAGCGAGATCGGTTACTACCGCGATGGCAGCTGGGGTCTCTTGCTGTCGGGACAGAGCTATAGCTTTGGCAGCTCGCAATTCTTCAGCTGGGGAGGTGCCGGCAAAGCGCCGATCACCGGCGACTTCGACGGCGACGGCAAGGCGGACCTCGGCTACGTCGAGCCGCCTGCCGGCGGCCAGAGCGCGACCTACGCCATCCTGCTGTCGAGCCGCGGCTACAGCTTCGCGGCGGGTCAGCCGTTGTTCGTGCCGGCGGGCTTCCCCTCGTTAGGAGACACGCCGGTCGTCGGTGACTTCGATGGCGATGGCAAGTCCGATCCGGGCATCTGGCGCGAATCGCAGGGCATCTGGATTCTCCCGACTTCGTCGTCGAACTACTCGTCGTTCCTCTTCTCTCAATGGGGCCAGTCGGGCGACATCCCCATCGTCACCGACATCGATGGCGACAGCATTTCCGACATCGGCTTTTACCGCAATGGCCTGTGGGGATTCCTGCAATCCTCGCAAGGCTACAGCACCAACTTCTCGGTCTTCTTCAGTTGGGGCGGCGCTGGCAGGCAGCCAATCATCGGCGACTTCGACGGCGACGGCAAGTCCGACATCGGCTATATCGAGCCGCCTGCCGGCAGCCAGAGCGCGGCCTACGCCATCCTGCTGTCGAGCCGCGGCTACAGCTTCGCGGCGGGCCAGCCGTTGTTCGTGCCGGCGGGCTTCCCCGCGTTAGGAGACACGCCGGTCGTCGGTGACTTCGATAGCGACGGCAAGGCTGATCCGGGCATCTGGCGCTCGTCGCAAGGCATCTGGATCATTCCGACCTCGTCGTCGAACTACGCGTCGTACATCTTCACCCAGTGGGGTCAGTCGGGCGACGTGCCCATCCCCAACAAACCGAGCCAGTACTAG
- a CDS encoding MFS transporter: MHKRDKLTLATLCAAHFVNDAYSSLIYPLLPLLKVKLGLSEAQVFWLAPLYSLSSSLMQPLYGFISDRYARRFFAVCGPALTAVFVSLIGLASSYAILITLLVAGGIGIGSFHPQAAAMASHASGDRKRVGMAMFSALGTLGFAFGPFAITRIVAVAGLDHTYYVMGFGLLMSAILYRICPPLAAPAKVEPATTGIRSPLLAALHAAWKPLALLYAITVIRSGLQITTNNYLPFLLNEEGYSLTGTGNVLTVFLLMGGIGGLAGGVLAERTSGRTVTLYSGLLAGPLMIGALMTSGALSLILLGAGGFFLLATIPVNVAMAQELAPGQTSTVSALMMGAAWGIGALAPQALHPLVLAYGFRTAMIFASALTLLSAVFAFLLPREESHRARPEAEMAVAAGD; the protein is encoded by the coding sequence ATGCACAAACGCGACAAGCTGACTCTGGCGACCCTGTGCGCCGCGCACTTCGTCAACGACGCCTACTCCAGCCTGATCTATCCCCTGCTGCCGCTTTTGAAAGTCAAACTCGGGTTGAGCGAGGCGCAGGTCTTCTGGCTGGCGCCGCTCTACTCGCTATCGTCGTCATTGATGCAGCCGCTCTATGGTTTCATCAGCGACCGCTACGCGCGGCGCTTCTTTGCCGTCTGCGGCCCGGCGCTCACCGCCGTCTTCGTCTCGCTGATCGGCCTGGCTTCGTCCTACGCGATTTTGATTACGCTGTTAGTCGCAGGCGGCATCGGCATCGGCTCGTTCCACCCGCAGGCGGCGGCCATGGCGTCGCACGCTTCGGGAGATCGCAAGCGCGTCGGCATGGCGATGTTTTCGGCGCTCGGCACGCTCGGCTTCGCCTTCGGGCCGTTCGCCATCACGCGCATCGTCGCCGTCGCCGGCCTCGATCACACCTACTACGTCATGGGCTTCGGCCTGCTGATGAGCGCCATCCTCTATCGCATCTGCCCGCCGCTTGCCGCGCCGGCAAAGGTCGAGCCGGCGACGACAGGCATCCGCTCACCGCTATTGGCCGCGCTGCACGCCGCATGGAAACCGCTTGCCCTGCTTTACGCCATCACGGTCATCCGTTCAGGCTTGCAGATCACGACGAACAATTACCTGCCCTTTCTGCTCAATGAAGAAGGCTATAGCCTGACCGGGACCGGCAATGTGCTGACGGTCTTTCTGCTGATGGGCGGCATTGGCGGGCTGGCGGGCGGCGTGCTGGCCGAGCGGACTTCGGGGCGCACGGTGACCTTGTATTCCGGGTTGCTGGCCGGCCCGCTGATGATCGGCGCGCTGATGACGAGCGGCGCGCTGAGCTTGATCTTGCTCGGCGCCGGCGGTTTCTTCCTGCTGGCGACGATCCCTGTGAACGTGGCAATGGCGCAAGAACTGGCGCCGGGGCAGACCAGCACGGTTTCGGCCTTGATGATGGGTGCGGCGTGGGGCATTGGCGCGCTGGCGCCGCAGGCTTTGCATCCGCTGGTCCTCGCCTATGGCTTCCGCACCGCGATGATCTTCGCTTCGGCGCTGACCCTGTTGAGCGCCGTCTTCGCTTTCCTGCTGCCGCGCGAAGAAAGTCACAGGGCTCGCCCCGAAGCCGAGATGGCCGTCGCCGCCGGCGATTGA
- a CDS encoding metallophosphoesterase — MDNKKSSLVSRRQALKSLAAITAGTLIKPTSLFATNVNSKTRFAVMGDFGTGGDDEVSIARKMAELHRDAPFDFVLGAGDNIYPNGAGHLFVRNFEQPFANLLREDVKLYTVLGNHDVEAGRRDQMHYPLFNMGEANYYMFGRGNGLVDFFMLDSTDFDNQQTTWLENKLAQSKALWKIAVFHHPIYSSGKKHGSDTRLRQRLEPLLKKHNVQVVFSGHDHVYERLKPQDGIQYFVSGGAGKVRRGDIRADSSISAASYDDDNHFMVIELEEKQIAFKAISKAGAVVDSGFIRQSESRS, encoded by the coding sequence ATGGACAATAAGAAATCCTCTCTCGTCTCGCGCCGGCAGGCGTTGAAATCACTGGCCGCCATCACGGCTGGAACGTTAATCAAACCGACTTCGCTGTTTGCTACCAACGTCAACAGCAAGACGCGCTTTGCCGTCATGGGCGACTTCGGCACCGGCGGCGACGACGAAGTCTCGATAGCCCGCAAGATGGCCGAACTCCACCGCGACGCGCCCTTCGATTTCGTTTTAGGAGCCGGCGATAATATCTACCCGAACGGCGCCGGCCACCTGTTTGTCCGCAACTTCGAGCAGCCCTTTGCCAACCTGCTGCGCGAGGATGTGAAGCTCTACACCGTGCTCGGCAATCACGATGTCGAGGCGGGCCGCCGCGACCAGATGCATTACCCGCTGTTCAACATGGGCGAAGCGAACTATTACATGTTCGGGCGCGGCAATGGCCTCGTCGATTTCTTCATGCTCGATTCGACAGACTTCGACAATCAGCAGACCACATGGCTCGAAAACAAGTTGGCGCAATCCAAGGCGCTGTGGAAGATCGCCGTCTTTCACCACCCGATCTACTCGTCGGGCAAGAAGCATGGCTCGGACACGCGGCTGCGCCAGAGGCTTGAGCCGCTGTTGAAGAAGCACAACGTCCAGGTCGTCTTCTCGGGCCACGATCATGTCTACGAGCGACTGAAGCCGCAGGACGGCATTCAGTACTTCGTCAGCGGCGGCGCCGGCAAAGTCCGGCGCGGCGACATCCGCGCCGACAGCTCGATCAGCGCCGCCAGCTACGACGACGACAATCATTTCATGGTGATTGAGCTGGAAGAAAAACAGATCGCCTTCAAGGCCATCAGCAAGGCCGGCGCAGTTGTTGATAGCGGCTTCATCCGCCAGTCCGAGAGCCGTTCTTAG
- a CDS encoding SDR family NAD(P)-dependent oxidoreductase, with amino-acid sequence MINLAGKVALITGASRGIGAATAIMFARAGAQVVVNYKRDRAAARRVAAACKLAGAEVLIHRADVSRLAPVKRMIDATAARFGGLDILVANAGIWKAAAIEQMTESQWDDTINQNLKSVYACCHRAAQVMIEQRRGTMILISSTAGQRGEAFHAHYAASKGAIIAMTKSLAAELGPRGITVNCVAPGWVVTDMAAEALEDPRERRKIKQLNPLGRAATPEEIAGPVLFLASELASHINGEILNVNGGSVLCG; translated from the coding sequence ATGATTAACCTCGCAGGAAAAGTCGCTCTGATCACCGGCGCTTCGCGCGGCATCGGCGCGGCGACGGCGATCATGTTTGCGCGCGCCGGCGCACAGGTCGTCGTCAACTACAAGCGCGACCGCGCCGCCGCCCGACGGGTTGCCGCCGCCTGCAAGCTCGCTGGCGCTGAAGTACTGATCCACCGCGCCGACGTGTCGCGCCTTGCGCCGGTCAAGCGAATGATTGACGCCACGGCGGCGCGCTTCGGAGGGCTCGATATTCTGGTTGCCAACGCCGGCATCTGGAAAGCGGCGGCCATCGAGCAGATGACCGAAAGCCAGTGGGACGACACCATCAATCAAAACTTAAAGTCGGTCTATGCCTGCTGCCATCGAGCCGCGCAGGTGATGATCGAGCAGCGGCGCGGCACCATGATTTTGATCTCTTCGACCGCCGGCCAGCGTGGCGAAGCCTTTCACGCGCACTACGCGGCGAGCAAAGGCGCGATCATCGCGATGACCAAGTCGCTGGCCGCCGAGCTTGGCCCGCGCGGCATCACGGTCAACTGTGTCGCGCCCGGCTGGGTCGTCACAGACATGGCCGCCGAGGCGCTCGAAGACCCGCGCGAGCGGCGCAAGATCAAACAGCTCAACCCGCTCGGACGCGCTGCCACGCCGGAAGAGATTGCCGGGCCTGTGCTATTTCTAGCCTCGGAACTTGCCAGCCACATCAACGGCGAAATCCTCAACGTCAACGGCGGCTCGGTGCTCTGCGGCTGA